Proteins found in one Osmerus mordax isolate fOsmMor3 chromosome 20, fOsmMor3.pri, whole genome shotgun sequence genomic segment:
- the exosc2 gene encoding exosome complex component RRP4 — protein sequence MAVDMRLPTIRKQVSLSISSSVLDGKDLVVPGDVLTSDSGFMRGHGTYMDDDKLTASVAGEVERVNKLICVRPLKTRFNGEVGDVVVGRITEVQQKRWKVETNSRLDSVLLLSSVNLPGGELRRRSAEDELTMRDYLQEGDLISAEVQSVFSDGALSLHTRSLKYGKLGQGVLVQLSPSLIKRQKTHFHNLPCGASLILGNNGFVWLYPTPGQQAEEAGGYHTSLEPVSLSDREVISRLRNCLLALGAHMVLLYDTSVLYCYESSLPHQIKDILKPEVMEEIVMVTRQKLVEQEG from the exons ATGGCTGTTGACATGAGATTACCAACTATTCGTAAACAAGTGTCGTTATCAATCTCTTCGTCTGTTTTGGATGGAAAAGACCTTGTAGTTCCCGGTGATGTGCTTACTTCAGATTCCGGATTTATGAG GGGCCATGGCACGTACATGGATGATGACAAATTAACAGCCTCTGtagcaggagaggtggagagggtcaACAAACTGATCTGTGTGCGTCCTCTTAAGACAAG GTTCAATGGAGAGGTCGGAGACGTAGTGGTGGGCAGAATCACCGAG GTGCAGCAAAAGAGATGGAAGGTGGAGACCAACTCTAGGCTAGACTCTGTTCTGCTCCTATCTTCTGTCAACCTgcctggaggagagctg AGGAGGAGGTCAGCTGAGGACGAACTGACCATGCGGGACTATCTGCAGGAGGGAGACCTCATCAGT GCTGAAGTGCAGTCTGTGTTCTCAGATGGAGCGCTGTCTCTGCACACACGCAGTCTGAAATACGGAAAG CTGGGCCAGGGGGTTCTGGTGCAGCTGTCGCCCTCCCTGATTAAGAGGCAGAAGACTCACTTCCACAACCTCCCCTGCGGAGCATCGCTCATCCTGGGGAACAACGGCTTTGTGTGGCTGTACCCCACCCCAGGACAGCAggcggaggaggccggggggTACCACACCAgcctggag CCTGTGTCTCTGTCAGACCGGGAGGTCATCTCCAGGCTGAGGAACTGCCTGCTGGCTCTGGGCGCTCACATGGTGCTCCTGTATGACACCAGTGTGCTGTACTGCTACGAGTCCTCGTTGCCTCATCAG ATCAAGGACATCTTGAAACCGGAGGTTATGGAGGAGATTGTGATGGTGACGCGTCAGAAACTGGTGGAACAGGAAGgatag
- the LOC136964453 gene encoding PR domain zinc finger protein 12-like has translation MGSVLPSDAVVLKSGFKCQSRSLSDIITSDILHSFLYGRWRNVLGDHLMEERQSAASPRTAFTAEVLAQSFAGEVQKLSSLVLPSEVIIAQSSVPGEGLGIFSKTWIKAGTEMGPFSGRVVPPDTVDQLRNNNLMWEVFNKDGSVRYFIDASQEDQRSWMTYIKCARNEQEQNLEVMQLGGSIFYKAVETIPPDQELLVWYGNSQNTFLGIPGVPGLEEEQQKKNRNEDSHSCDGSSSCSPSSSSSSSSSSSSSTSRMRCVICHRGFNSRSNLRSHMRIHTLDKPFVCRFCNRRFSQSSTLRNHVRLHTGERPYKCHVCQSAYSQLAGLRAHQKSARHRPGAAGSDTPSQPPPPPPPAPTQIPSLSQHQMVHHIPTMVL, from the exons ATGGGCTCGGTCTTACCTTCAGACGCTGTGGTGCTGAAGTCTGGATTTAAATGTCAGAGTCGCTCCTTGTCAGATATCATCACCTCAGACATCCTACACAGCTTCCTGTACGGCCGCTGGAGGAACGTGCTGGGAGACCACctgatggaggagaggcagagcgcCGCGAGCCCCCGGACAGCCTTCACCGCCGAGGTCCTCGCTCAGTCCTTCGCCGGTG AGGTGCAGAAGCTGTCCAGCCTCGTTCTCCCCAGCGAGGTGATCATCGCCCAGAGCTCCGTCCCCGGTGAGGGCCTGGGCATCTTCTCCAAGACGTGGATCAAGGCGGGGACTGAGATGGGCCCGTTCAGCGGGCGTGTGGTGCCCCCGGACACCGTGGACCAGCTGAGAAACAACAACCTGATGTGGGAG GTGTTCAACAAGGATGGCTCGGTGCGCTACTTCATCGACGCCAGCCAGGAGGACCAGCGCAGCTGGATGACGTACATCAAGTGCGCTCGCAACGAGCAGGAGCAGAACTTGGAGGTGATGCAGCTGGGAGGCAGCATCTTCTACAAGGCTGTGGAG ACCATCCCCCCGGACCAGGAGCTGCTGGTGTGGTACGGAAACTCCCAGAACACTTTTCTGGGGATTCCAGGAGTCCCCGGGCTGGAAGAGGAACAGCAGAAGAAGAACAGGAATG AAGATTCCCACTCCTGCGAtggctcttcctcctgctccccctcctcctcttcttcttcctcttcctcctcctcttcctccaccagccGCATGCGCTGTGTGATCTGCCACCGCGGCTTCAACTCCCGCAGCAACCTGCGCTCGCACATGCGCATCCACACGCTGGACAAGCCCTTCGTCTGCCGCTTCTGCAACCGCCGCTTCAGCCAGTCGTCCACGCTGCGTAACCACGTGAGGCTGCACACCGGGGAGCGCCCGTACAAGTGTCACGTCTGCCAGAGCGCCTACTCCCAGCTGGCGGGACTGAGGGCGCACCAGAAGAGCGCCCGGCATCGTCCTGGCGCGGCCGGCTCGGacaccccctcccagcccccccctcctcctcctcctgcgccCACGCAGATACCCAGTCTGTCTCAGCATCAGATGGTGCACCACATCCCCACCATGGtgctctga